TTCATGAAGTTAAAGGGTTGCAACAACTAAGGCGATATTTCGCCAACATGTATGCCAATGTTAATCACTGCACATTTGATATTAGCCAACAATTTGCTTTTGATAATCATGCATTCTTGTATTGGACCATGCGCTTTTCACACCCCAAGTTAAATGGTGGCAATGAGGTCTCGGTTGCAGGGCACAGCTTTTTGCAATTTGATCAAGGCAAAGTCATCCACCATCGCGATTACTTTGATGTAGGCGCTATGTTATACCGACATATCCCTTTGCTTGGCAAAGTAATCAAGCTCGTTGACAACAAAGCAGGGAGTTAGGCTATGAAAGTATTAATCACAGGGGCAACA
This Pseudoalteromonas ruthenica DNA region includes the following protein-coding sequences:
- a CDS encoding nuclear transport factor 2 family protein, which encodes MNNALEQFVSVYQRLDKHNLDLLHEVYGEAIHFQDPLHEVKGLQQLRRYFANMYANVNHCTFDISQQFAFDNHAFLYWTMRFSHPKLNGGNEVSVAGHSFLQFDQGKVIHHRDYFDVGAMLYRHIPLLGKVIKLVDNKAGS